A single region of the Oenococcus kitaharae DSM 17330 genome encodes:
- the rsmA gene encoding 16S rRNA (adenine(1518)-N(6)/adenine(1519)-N(6))-dimethyltransferase RsmA — MIEGPEIGSPARTAGILNKYHLRASKRFGQNFLIDLNVLRQIAELAAINQDDTVLEIGPGIGSLTEQLAKAAGQVVAYEIDKKLIPVLAETLAPYDNVKVINQDILKADFSVFHDAKSLKIVANLPYYITTPILFYLLGEKLAFKSITVMMQKEVAARLQAQVGSKEYGELSLAIQYRTDVTIRLQVPRSAFMPSPNVDSAVVMLTPKAGFKAFPYEKELFSLIKAAFAHRRKSLVNNLLFRYGKTDENRARIEQSLTDSGFNLSIRGERLTLENYEQLLLNLRKNAVISAR; from the coding sequence TTGATTGAAGGACCAGAAATAGGCAGTCCCGCACGGACTGCCGGTATCTTGAATAAATATCATCTGCGTGCCAGCAAACGTTTTGGACAGAATTTTTTAATCGATTTAAACGTTCTGCGTCAAATTGCTGAATTAGCAGCAATTAATCAGGATGATACAGTTTTGGAAATCGGCCCTGGTATTGGTTCGTTGACTGAGCAATTAGCTAAAGCAGCCGGGCAGGTCGTTGCCTACGAAATTGATAAAAAACTGATTCCTGTCTTGGCGGAGACTTTAGCGCCGTACGACAATGTCAAAGTGATCAATCAGGACATTTTGAAGGCTGATTTTTCTGTTTTTCATGACGCAAAATCCTTAAAAATTGTCGCCAACCTGCCTTATTACATCACAACGCCGATTCTTTTTTACCTCTTGGGTGAAAAATTGGCATTTAAATCAATTACGGTCATGATGCAAAAAGAGGTGGCCGCACGCCTGCAGGCACAAGTCGGCAGCAAAGAATACGGGGAATTAAGTCTGGCTATCCAATATCGTACGGACGTGACCATCCGGCTGCAAGTACCCCGGTCAGCCTTCATGCCTTCGCCAAATGTCGATTCTGCAGTCGTAATGCTGACGCCCAAGGCCGGTTTTAAAGCCTTTCCCTATGAAAAAGAGCTCTTTTCTTTGATTAAAGCCGCCTTCGCTCATCGGCGCAAATCTCTGGTCAACAACCTGCTTTTCCGCTACGGCAAAACAGATGAAAATCGTGCTCGGATTGAACAATCTCTGACTGACAGCGGCTTTAATCTTTCGATTCGCGGTGAGCGTTTAACCCTAGAAAATTACGAACAATTACTGTTGAATCTGCGCAAAAACGCCGTAATTTCTGCTCGCTAA
- the rnmV gene encoding ribonuclease M5, giving the protein MAEKVKSTIFIVEGKDDTARLRLAFGNQVQTIETGGSKISPAVLAMIDQASQQHELILLTDPDFQGERIRKIVSQRVPTIRQAFLQKSEGRPHHKGSLGVEHADPAILRKLLAQYVQQPAIESSPEITRADLSGLGLIDRQDSAVRRSKLTDKLHLGQTNGKQLLKRLNMFGITKKELKEAVENFD; this is encoded by the coding sequence ATGGCCGAAAAAGTAAAAAGCACGATCTTTATTGTCGAGGGCAAAGACGATACAGCCAGGCTTCGTTTGGCTTTTGGCAATCAAGTCCAGACAATTGAGACGGGTGGGTCAAAAATCAGTCCGGCTGTGCTGGCTATGATTGACCAAGCCAGTCAGCAGCATGAATTGATTCTATTAACGGATCCCGATTTCCAAGGAGAGCGGATTAGAAAAATCGTCAGTCAGCGGGTGCCGACAATCAGACAGGCTTTCTTGCAAAAGTCAGAAGGCCGGCCCCATCATAAAGGCTCTTTAGGTGTTGAGCATGCCGATCCGGCCATTCTACGCAAATTACTGGCACAATATGTCCAGCAGCCTGCAATAGAGAGCAGCCCAGAAATCACGCGCGCAGATTTAAGCGGCTTGGGCCTGATTGATCGACAGGATTCGGCAGTTCGCCGCAGCAAATTAACAGACAAGCTGCATCTGGGCCAAACCAACGGTAAACAGCTTTTAAAACGCCTGAATATGTTTGGCATCACAAAAAAAGAATTGAAAGAAGCGGTAGAAAATTTTGATTGA
- a CDS encoding TatD family hydrolase, translating to MTIYDPTKIPGDVYDTHTHLNDDALYHDVAAYVGRAHEFRVMEMNVVGYDAQANLRAIQIAHDFADEGVRAIVGFQPEDTGGFDAAAQEPLRQQLSDPAVIGVGETGLDWHFKGFDRQTQLAAFEKHLQLATEFDLPVTIHMRDSFDDIYRILQEQGIKKFEMHSFAGDWHQAEKLVNLGGYISFSGMVTFKNAKEIHEAAKVVPLDRLLVETDAPYLAPVPHRGKTNEPAWTKFVVDGLAAILGIDRDELAQITMRNGHRLWPKK from the coding sequence ATGACTATTTACGATCCGACTAAAATTCCTGGGGATGTTTACGATACCCATACGCATTTAAATGATGATGCTTTATATCACGATGTGGCGGCTTATGTTGGCCGTGCACACGAATTTCGTGTAATGGAAATGAATGTGGTCGGTTATGACGCTCAAGCTAATTTGCGTGCGATTCAGATTGCCCATGATTTTGCTGATGAGGGTGTGCGGGCAATTGTTGGTTTTCAGCCTGAAGATACGGGCGGATTTGATGCTGCTGCCCAAGAACCTTTACGCCAGCAGTTATCTGATCCGGCTGTGATCGGCGTTGGCGAGACGGGCTTGGATTGGCATTTTAAAGGATTTGACCGTCAGACACAATTGGCTGCTTTTGAAAAACATTTACAATTGGCCACTGAATTTGATCTCCCGGTCACAATTCATATGCGCGATTCTTTTGATGATATCTACCGTATTTTGCAGGAACAAGGCATCAAAAAATTCGAAATGCATTCTTTTGCCGGTGATTGGCATCAGGCAGAGAAGCTGGTTAATTTGGGCGGTTATATTAGTTTTTCCGGCATGGTCACTTTTAAAAATGCCAAAGAAATTCATGAAGCGGCTAAAGTCGTGCCTTTGGACCGGCTTTTAGTCGAGACAGATGCGCCTTATCTGGCGCCGGTTCCTCATCGTGGCAAGACCAATGAACCGGCTTGGACGAAATTTGTCGTTGACGGCCTGGCTGCTATTTTAGGCATTGATCGTGATGAATTAGCCCAAATTACGATGAGAAACGGGCATCGTCTATGGCCGAAAAAGTAA
- a CDS encoding L-lactate dehydrogenase yields the protein MMTKIGILGSGHVGSTLAQQIVTLGLASELVLIDPKADKVAADVMDLQDMQANLASHTRVFAGGYADLKDADIVVSAFGNIAEAWKTPTDRFAELPFTKKYVEESAPQLKASGFHGVLVVISNPCDVIASLFQRLTGFDRNRVLGTGTLLDSSRMKRATAAALDIDPRSVDGYSLGEHGNSQFVAWSTVRVLGRPIQELLAESKTQLDLDQIDHDAKMGGHTVFFGKRYTNFGIAAAASRLLKAIIEDAHEELPVSNYYAPLDSYLGYPAIIGKQGIVKQLALALTDEEKEKLERSADFIKDKTAQVLGSTR from the coding sequence ATCATGACGAAAATTGGGATTTTAGGCAGTGGGCATGTCGGCTCGACTTTAGCCCAGCAGATCGTCACATTGGGTTTGGCTTCCGAACTAGTCTTAATTGATCCGAAAGCTGATAAAGTGGCCGCTGATGTCATGGATTTACAGGATATGCAGGCTAATTTAGCTTCTCATACGCGTGTTTTTGCTGGCGGATATGCAGACTTGAAGGATGCTGATATTGTTGTCAGCGCTTTTGGCAATATAGCTGAGGCTTGGAAGACGCCGACGGATCGTTTTGCTGAGCTGCCTTTTACAAAAAAATATGTCGAGGAGAGTGCACCGCAATTAAAGGCTAGCGGTTTTCATGGTGTTTTGGTCGTGATTTCCAATCCTTGCGACGTGATCGCATCGTTATTTCAGCGCTTGACCGGCTTTGATCGAAATCGCGTTCTAGGAACCGGCACGCTGCTGGATTCTTCTCGTATGAAACGCGCGACAGCCGCCGCTTTGGATATTGATCCGCGCAGCGTTGATGGTTACAGCTTGGGCGAGCATGGCAATTCGCAATTTGTCGCTTGGTCGACTGTGCGTGTCTTAGGCCGCCCGATTCAAGAATTGTTGGCAGAATCTAAGACGCAGCTGGATTTGGATCAAATTGATCACGATGCTAAAATGGGCGGTCATACAGTTTTCTTTGGCAAACGTTATACGAATTTCGGAATCGCAGCCGCCGCCAGCAGATTGTTAAAAGCGATCATCGAAGATGCTCATGAGGAGCTGCCAGTTTCAAATTATTACGCACCTTTGGATTCTTATTTAGGCTATCCGGCAATCATCGGCAAGCAGGGAATTGTTAAGCAGTTGGCTTTGGCACTGACTGACGAGGAAAAAGAGAAACTGGAGCGGTCAGCTGACTTTATTAAAGATAAGACTGCACAGGTATTAGGCTCAACTAGATAG
- a CDS encoding aldo/keto reductase: MSVLTDTYTLNNGTKIPKIGFGTWQTAEGKTAYDAVSLALQTGYRHIDTARAYGNEHSVGQAIADSDVKREDLWVTTKLPAGDKTRDAILADFDRSMTALNLDYIDLYLIHGPWPWSQAGRRHFDSENTETWKTLEELQRSGRIRSIGLSNFDVHDMTNILNIAEIKPVVNQIQYYIGFTEPKISAFAKENDIRIEAYSPLATGDILNTPSVQQLADKYQVSVPQLALRFTLQNGTVTLPKARSRQHIEEDSQLDFQISDADMAVLNASADAAPMHSHNRTQG, translated from the coding sequence ATGTCAGTTTTAACAGATACGTATACTTTAAATAACGGAACTAAGATTCCAAAAATCGGTTTTGGCACTTGGCAGACAGCTGAGGGCAAGACGGCTTATGATGCAGTCAGTTTAGCTTTGCAAACAGGGTATCGCCATATCGACACGGCCCGTGCTTACGGCAACGAACATTCTGTTGGCCAAGCGATTGCGGATTCTGATGTTAAAAGAGAAGATCTTTGGGTGACGACCAAATTACCAGCCGGCGATAAGACACGTGATGCCATTCTGGCCGATTTTGACCGCTCAATGACAGCTTTAAATCTTGATTATATCGACTTGTATTTGATTCACGGCCCTTGGCCTTGGTCGCAAGCCGGCCGTCGCCACTTTGACAGTGAGAATACAGAGACCTGGAAAACGCTGGAAGAATTGCAGCGTTCCGGCCGGATTCGTTCGATCGGCCTGTCTAATTTCGATGTCCATGATATGACAAACATTTTGAATATTGCTGAAATTAAGCCGGTAGTCAATCAGATTCAGTATTATATTGGTTTTACCGAGCCGAAAATTTCGGCTTTTGCTAAGGAAAACGACATTCGTATCGAAGCCTATTCGCCATTGGCTACGGGCGATATTTTAAACACGCCGTCTGTGCAGCAATTAGCTGACAAGTATCAGGTCAGCGTGCCGCAGTTAGCACTGCGTTTCACTCTGCAAAATGGCACGGTCACCTTGCCAAAAGCACGCAGCCGGCAGCATATTGAAGAAGACAGCCAGCTTGATTTTCAGATTTCAGACGCAGATATGGCCGTTTTAAACGCTTCTGCTGATGCGGCTCCGATGCACTCTCACAATAGGACTCAGGGCTGA
- the msrB gene encoding peptide-methionine (R)-S-oxide reductase MsrB translates to MAEKDLSRLTKEQFNVTQKGATERPFSGKYDNFYEAGIYVDVVDGTPLFSSQDKYDAECGWPSFTKPIADPNIVEKTDASFGMTRTEVRSKAANSHLGHVFDDGPLDSGGLRFCINSAALRFVPLADLKTEGYGDYAKLFDKHQAQS, encoded by the coding sequence ATGGCAGAAAAAGATTTATCACGTTTAACTAAAGAACAATTTAATGTCACACAAAAAGGCGCTACTGAACGCCCTTTTAGTGGAAAATATGATAATTTTTACGAAGCTGGTATCTATGTAGACGTCGTCGATGGCACACCGCTGTTTTCCAGCCAGGATAAATATGATGCCGAATGCGGTTGGCCAAGTTTTACTAAGCCGATTGCCGACCCGAATATCGTCGAAAAGACCGACGCCTCTTTTGGTATGACACGCACGGAAGTCAGAAGTAAGGCCGCCAACAGCCACTTGGGCCACGTCTTTGACGACGGTCCCTTAGACAGCGGCGGATTGCGCTTTTGCATCAATTCAGCTGCCTTGCGCTTTGTCCCGCTGGCTGATTTAAAGACCGAAGGCTACGGCGATTACGCTAAACTGTTCGACAAGCATCAAGCGCAGTCGTAA
- a CDS encoding HAD-IIB family hydrolase produces MTETGTIRLFASDMDGTLLDSHNHFNQKKMKQVVDLLRQQKKHFVLATGNQAMRINKFFSPFDPQGDVISMVAENGAYIQKGHQRLHQSVINPIKVRRIYDLLQVLDTKPTSAVFAGEGSSFAPDWQESVQNPKTQIFFAGTISDFYPNWQAIDSFYQITIPIDKISLNWKQDSGQQFLDMLENDPLLTGLRTPTSGFGAIDIVNAGADKATGLQRLANDLKIPAGQMAAFGDGLNDLEMLQYVGQPYIMPNSQAELKQYFDKSRLTAADNNHDGVLDTILAILSR; encoded by the coding sequence ATGACAGAGACAGGAACGATTCGCTTATTTGCCAGTGATATGGATGGGACGCTGTTAGACAGCCACAATCACTTCAATCAGAAAAAAATGAAACAGGTCGTCGACTTGCTGCGCCAGCAAAAGAAGCATTTCGTGCTGGCAACGGGCAATCAAGCCATGCGCATCAACAAATTCTTTTCGCCCTTTGATCCGCAAGGGGATGTGATTTCCATGGTTGCAGAAAACGGTGCTTACATTCAAAAGGGTCATCAACGTCTGCATCAATCTGTCATTAATCCGATAAAAGTCAGGCGAATTTATGATTTGCTGCAGGTTTTGGACACGAAACCGACTTCGGCTGTGTTTGCCGGAGAGGGCAGTTCTTTTGCACCTGATTGGCAGGAATCGGTCCAAAATCCCAAGACACAGATTTTTTTCGCTGGAACAATCAGCGATTTTTATCCTAATTGGCAGGCAATTGATTCTTTTTACCAGATTACGATCCCGATTGATAAAATTTCACTCAACTGGAAACAGGATTCCGGCCAGCAGTTTTTAGACATGCTGGAAAATGATCCGCTGTTAACCGGCCTGCGTACGCCGACGTCGGGTTTTGGCGCGATCGATATTGTCAATGCCGGTGCTGATAAAGCGACTGGGCTGCAAAGGCTGGCCAATGACTTGAAAATTCCGGCTGGCCAGATGGCAGCCTTCGGCGACGGGCTGAATGATTTGGAGATGCTCCAATATGTCGGCCAACCCTATATCATGCCCAACTCGCAAGCGGAATTGAAGCAGTATTTTGACAAGAGCCGTTTGACAGCTGCTGATAACAATCATGACGGCGTGCTGGACACGATTTTAGCAATTTTAAGTCGTTAA
- the cysS gene encoding cysteine--tRNA ligase, which produces MLKVYNTASASKEVFKPIQAGKVTMYVCGPTVYNYIHVGNARSSIAFDTIRRYLIYRGYQVNFVSNFTDVDDKIINRAQEEGVSEKEIADKYIKAFYADTKPLNILPATTRTKATDVIDDIIAFIADLIDKGYAYESSGDVYFRVRKAKNYTALVHESLDDLETGASGRLDDGALALKEDPLDFALWKNEPRHVIKWQSPWGQGRPGWHIECSVMSTKYLGDTIDIHGGGIDLVFPHHTDEIAQSEAHTGKTFVHYWLHNGFVNVNNEKMSKSLGNFTTVHDLLASYDDPQVIRYFMSATHYRRPINYSADELDRAKVELDRIRQAYQRLAHASKTVGADAEITDNLAVIEKNFVTAMDDDFNVANALSAVFELVKLANSYADSGRSKQDSADAILAILSQLMGVFGIDLQANAAARPLPDNVSQLLAARKQARIDKDWAASDRLRDQIHALGYLVKDLPDGQHTEKA; this is translated from the coding sequence ATGCTGAAAGTTTACAACACCGCAAGTGCAAGCAAAGAAGTCTTCAAGCCCATCCAAGCCGGAAAAGTAACCATGTATGTCTGCGGGCCGACTGTTTACAACTATATTCACGTGGGAAACGCGCGTTCGTCGATTGCTTTTGATACAATCCGCCGTTACCTGATTTATCGGGGTTATCAGGTGAACTTTGTCTCGAATTTTACGGATGTTGACGATAAAATCATTAATCGCGCCCAAGAAGAGGGTGTCAGCGAAAAGGAAATCGCCGATAAATACATCAAGGCCTTTTACGCCGATACCAAGCCGCTTAATATTCTGCCGGCCACAACGCGGACTAAAGCCACTGACGTCATTGATGACATTATCGCTTTCATCGCTGATTTGATTGATAAAGGTTATGCCTACGAATCATCTGGGGATGTCTATTTTCGTGTCCGAAAGGCCAAGAATTACACGGCTTTGGTACATGAAAGCCTCGATGATTTGGAAACAGGTGCTTCAGGCCGTCTGGATGACGGTGCTTTGGCTTTAAAAGAGGATCCGCTGGATTTTGCTCTTTGGAAAAACGAGCCGCGCCATGTGATTAAATGGCAGTCTCCGTGGGGGCAGGGGCGTCCAGGCTGGCATATTGAATGCTCAGTCATGTCGACCAAGTATCTTGGCGATACGATTGATATTCACGGTGGCGGCATTGATTTAGTTTTCCCGCACCATACAGATGAAATCGCTCAATCCGAAGCACATACGGGCAAGACATTTGTTCATTACTGGCTGCATAACGGCTTTGTCAATGTGAACAACGAAAAAATGAGCAAGTCGCTGGGCAACTTTACGACTGTGCATGATCTTTTGGCTTCCTATGATGACCCGCAGGTGATTCGCTATTTCATGTCAGCCACACATTATCGCCGTCCGATCAATTATTCAGCTGATGAATTGGATCGTGCCAAAGTTGAATTGGACCGCATCCGCCAAGCTTATCAGCGTCTGGCCCATGCCAGCAAAACAGTTGGTGCCGATGCTGAGATTACAGATAATTTGGCCGTGATTGAAAAGAATTTCGTCACAGCTATGGATGATGATTTTAATGTTGCTAACGCTCTGTCAGCCGTTTTTGAGCTCGTAAAGCTAGCTAATTCCTATGCTGACAGCGGTCGATCCAAACAAGATTCTGCTGATGCCATTCTCGCCATACTGTCCCAATTGATGGGCGTCTTTGGGATTGATTTGCAAGCCAATGCTGCCGCTCGTCCGCTGCCTGATAATGTGTCACAATTATTGGCGGCTCGCAAACAGGCTCGCATTGACAAAGATTGGGCCGCTTCTGATCGTTTGCGCGATCAGATTCACGCCTTAGGTTATCTAGTCAAGGATTTACCCGATGGCCAGCACACGGAGAAAGCATGA
- a CDS encoding MscL family protein, with translation MKKNFKIQLKDTLASEQADQFRKFITSPTIIQLSIGVIVGGSLTDLIKSVISLASNLFYFMSLLLFSPRHTANLRLVLDPSRTVFENVLTLCAIAACVFFFVKLINKFLVKNASEAFGYNAQLEETKKLLKAQQRNNDLLEQSLKLQKELLKNSTSSDKSSH, from the coding sequence ATGAAAAAGAATTTTAAAATCCAGCTTAAAGATACTTTGGCCAGCGAACAGGCCGATCAGTTTCGGAAATTTATTACCTCGCCAACGATCATTCAGCTGTCAATTGGTGTGATCGTCGGCGGCAGCCTGACCGATTTAATCAAAAGCGTCATCAGCCTGGCATCGAACTTGTTTTATTTTATGTCGCTGCTTTTATTTTCACCGCGTCATACGGCCAATCTCAGACTGGTGCTGGATCCTTCCAGAACTGTTTTTGAAAACGTCCTCACCTTATGTGCGATCGCGGCCTGCGTCTTCTTTTTTGTGAAACTAATCAATAAATTCCTTGTGAAAAACGCCTCCGAAGCATTCGGCTACAATGCTCAGTTGGAAGAAACCAAAAAATTGCTGAAAGCCCAGCAGCGCAATAATGATTTGCTGGAACAATCCTTAAAACTGCAAAAGGAATTGTTAAAAAATAGCACATCTTCGGATAAATCTTCGCATTAA
- a CDS encoding AEC family transporter, translating to MNAFITSVQSVVEIVLIIALGYILRRSGKLSDSFKGNISYLIMNIALPLSIFVSVLRYLTRGRLVSLSGGLLFAAASFFLGYVIAYLLTKIFRIRAGRRGTFINMFVNANTIFIGLPLNLALFGSKSMPYFLIYYVMNTISTWAIGVFFISADDPTKDKGTKTSFNWKKLLPMPLVGFLFSLVFLLLAIPVPAWIDTTFSTVGGIVTPMSLIYIGIVLADAGLKSIHFDRDSILVLIGRFIIAPALMIGILHLFAAGMPSLESSTLIIQSAAPGLAVLPILVGQSHGDVEYATNVVTTSTVLFIIVVPILMQLV from the coding sequence ATGAATGCCTTTATTACAAGTGTTCAAAGCGTAGTTGAAATTGTTTTGATCATCGCTTTGGGATATATTTTGCGGCGCTCAGGCAAATTGAGCGATTCCTTTAAAGGCAATATTTCTTATTTAATTATGAATATTGCTTTGCCTTTATCGATTTTTGTCAGCGTGCTGCGTTATTTGACGCGCGGCCGGCTGGTTTCTCTGTCAGGCGGATTGTTATTTGCGGCGGCCAGCTTCTTTTTGGGTTATGTCATTGCTTATCTACTGACAAAAATATTTAGAATTCGTGCTGGACGGCGCGGTACCTTTATTAATATGTTTGTCAACGCAAACACGATTTTCATTGGCCTGCCTTTGAATCTGGCTTTGTTTGGCAGCAAGTCTATGCCTTATTTCTTGATTTATTATGTTATGAATACGATTTCGACTTGGGCGATTGGCGTCTTCTTCATTTCAGCTGATGATCCGACAAAAGACAAAGGCACCAAAACATCCTTTAATTGGAAAAAACTACTGCCGATGCCTTTAGTTGGTTTCCTGTTTTCGCTGGTGTTCTTATTGCTGGCTATTCCAGTACCGGCCTGGATTGATACGACTTTTTCTACGGTTGGCGGGATTGTCACACCGATGTCTCTGATTTATATCGGCATTGTGCTGGCCGATGCTGGATTGAAATCAATTCATTTTGACCGAGATTCGATTCTTGTCCTGATCGGCCGCTTTATCATTGCACCAGCCTTAATGATTGGTATTTTGCATTTGTTTGCTGCTGGTATGCCATCCTTGGAATCATCAACTTTGATTATTCAATCGGCTGCTCCAGGATTGGCGGTCCTGCCTATTTTGGTCGGACAGAGCCATGGGGATGTTGAATATGCCACGAATGTTGTGACCACTTCGACTGTCTTGTTTATCATTGTTGTACCGATCTTGATGCAATTAGTTTGA
- a CDS encoding LysR family transcriptional regulator: MKLTDLEYFNKLVDLASFSKTAAFFNVSQPTISYAVQRLEHEFQQNLIIRSRSHGRVQLTKAGQLLQMHGQKIMQDILAAHEEIDRLALPTLEFGLPQIIGNFYFPKLIKHFINSAMFQNISTHEAGSGLLLKALQKHQLDMALLSSIETISMPGWQTVEIDRRQYKIVVNRRHRLAKQKKVAFADLKDENFVALKEGFVHPIPFRRLEEKYRIFPKIIYESPDINIIKKMVAENAGIAFLAEIAVSPADKLATLEIAADKTPEFIISLVYRKDLQMEEIDHFAHELKKKLQKPAELRIAGF, translated from the coding sequence ATGAAATTGACAGACCTTGAGTACTTCAATAAGTTAGTGGATTTAGCTTCTTTCTCAAAGACGGCCGCTTTTTTCAATGTCAGCCAGCCGACGATTTCCTATGCAGTTCAACGTTTGGAACATGAATTTCAGCAGAATTTAATCATCCGCAGCCGTTCTCATGGCAGAGTTCAATTGACAAAGGCTGGCCAATTGCTGCAAATGCACGGTCAAAAAATTATGCAGGATATCCTGGCTGCTCATGAAGAAATCGATCGTCTGGCACTGCCGACATTAGAATTCGGCTTACCGCAGATCATTGGTAATTTTTACTTTCCGAAATTAATTAAGCATTTTATTAACAGTGCCATGTTTCAAAATATTTCCACCCATGAAGCGGGTTCAGGTCTACTGTTAAAAGCACTGCAAAAACATCAATTGGATATGGCACTGCTGTCATCAATAGAAACTATCAGCATGCCCGGCTGGCAGACAGTCGAGATCGATCGGCGGCAATATAAGATCGTGGTTAATCGCCGACATCGGCTAGCCAAACAGAAAAAAGTCGCTTTTGCAGATTTAAAAGATGAAAATTTTGTTGCTTTAAAAGAAGGATTCGTCCATCCGATTCCTTTTCGTCGATTAGAAGAAAAATATCGCATTTTCCCGAAAATCATTTACGAATCACCGGATATCAATATTATTAAAAAAATGGTCGCAGAAAACGCTGGAATTGCTTTTCTAGCTGAAATTGCCGTCAGCCCAGCAGACAAATTAGCGACACTCGAGATCGCTGCAGACAAAACGCCAGAATTTATAATCAGTCTCGTTTACCGCAAAGATTTGCAAATGGAAGAGATTGATCATTTTGCTCACGAATTAAAAAAGAAGTTACAAAAACCCGCTGAATTGAGAATAGCGGGTTTTTAA
- a CDS encoding alpha/beta hydrolase, with the protein MGFSAGGILTGEMLLNYDSTVTGQALDKRYQPDSLDRIPIDVAADGMIYSFYGQLSIASRNVNELRRGQLPPTYFCYGTEDPFVDEFQANIRALRQAGVPVQSRVLQGIHHGYGYRHGWIPAYDQWLTQTFNATK; encoded by the coding sequence ATGGGATTCTCAGCCGGTGGTATTTTAACCGGTGAAATGCTGTTGAATTATGATAGCACAGTCACGGGCCAGGCTTTAGATAAACGATACCAGCCCGACAGCCTGGACCGCATTCCGATTGACGTCGCTGCTGATGGTATGATCTATTCCTTTTATGGTCAGCTGAGTATCGCTTCTCGCAATGTCAATGAATTGCGCCGCGGTCAATTGCCGCCGACCTATTTCTGCTATGGAACTGAAGATCCCTTTGTCGATGAATTCCAGGCCAATATCCGAGCCCTAAGGCAGGCGGGCGTTCCAGTCCAAAGCCGAGTCCTACAAGGCATCCATCATGGATATGGTTATCGGCACGGCTGGATTCCTGCTTATGACCAATGGCTGACGCAAACATTCAACGCAACGAAATAA
- a CDS encoding alpha/beta hydrolase yields the protein MRKYQHAIYAFIVIAILGLTAMVITINLRSNQQAPADQAASSQRRLKLPVSSLKKGQLVTGQTAVRDVIGLPAFKDFAEFIFPINQQLPDRDMRLDDIQPLLPYHSHIDTASTVRVVNDLIQARQRQEKVFYPIYSEAEMRKDPEKRNSGLFFFRGRKNAPTAVISPGGGFEYVGAIHESMPLALALSEKGYNASAFSVQYRLGSEQKAAEDFAAGLAFISCNEKQLQVSLRNYSVWGASAGARMAADIASYGPDTFGADFKSRPAAVIMQYTSRSEFRRTDPPTYAVVGDDDAIVPPAIMRQRINNLKKAGVIAEFHHFPRLEHGFALGIGTSAEGWQNSALAFWERQLAPNQKR from the coding sequence ATGCGAAAGTATCAACACGCAATATATGCCTTTATTGTCATTGCCATTCTTGGTCTGACAGCGATGGTTATCACAATCAATTTACGATCTAATCAGCAAGCACCAGCTGACCAGGCAGCATCTAGTCAAAGACGTTTGAAATTACCTGTCAGTTCTTTAAAAAAGGGTCAATTGGTTACTGGACAGACGGCCGTGCGTGATGTGATCGGCCTGCCGGCTTTTAAAGATTTTGCAGAATTCATTTTCCCAATTAATCAGCAGCTGCCGGATCGTGACATGCGTTTGGATGATATTCAGCCACTGCTGCCTTATCACAGCCATATCGACACAGCCTCGACCGTGCGTGTCGTGAATGATTTGATTCAGGCACGTCAGCGGCAGGAAAAGGTCTTTTATCCGATCTATTCGGAAGCCGAAATGAGAAAAGATCCCGAAAAACGCAATAGCGGTTTATTTTTCTTTCGTGGCCGGAAAAACGCGCCTACAGCTGTTATTAGCCCCGGCGGTGGTTTTGAATATGTCGGTGCGATTCATGAAAGTATGCCTCTAGCACTAGCATTGAGTGAAAAGGGCTACAATGCTAGTGCTTTTAGCGTCCAATATCGTCTTGGCAGCGAGCAAAAAGCTGCGGAAGATTTTGCTGCCGGACTGGCTTTTATTTCCTGCAATGAGAAACAGCTGCAAGTCTCCCTAAGAAATTATTCAGTCTGGGGCGCTTCAGCTGGCGCTAGAATGGCTGCAGATATTGCCAGTTATGGGCCGGATACCTTTGGTGCTGATTTCAAAAGCCGGCCGGCAGCTGTAATCATGCAATATACGTCGCGCAGTGAATTTCGTCGGACTGATCCGCCAACTTATGCCGTAGTGGGCGATGATGATGCGATTGTCCCACCGGCGATCATGCGCCAACGCATCAATAATCTGAAAAAGGCCGGTGTGATAGCTGAATTTCATCATTTTCCGCGATTGGAACATGGTTTTGCTTTAGGAATCGGGACTAGTGCCGAGGGCTGGCAGAATTCAGCTTTGGCTTTTTGGGAACGGCAGCTGGCTCCCAATCAAAAGAGGTGA